A genome region from Lutra lutra chromosome 11, mLutLut1.2, whole genome shotgun sequence includes the following:
- the EZH2 gene encoding histone-lysine N-methyltransferase EZH2 isoform X7, with the protein METAKDTACAHPDFCHSPALPSTIFHNTVFTWNQPSAKSLTLVVSSYNFYFWLDFPLQLPVVQPHSRLLYQLVDCSVTSDLDFPTQVIPLKTLNAVASVPIMYSWSPLQQNFMVEDETVLHNIPYMGDEVLDQDGTFIEELIKNYDGKVHGDRECGFINDEIFVELVNALGQYNDDDDDDDGDDPDEREEKQKDLEENRDDKEIRPPRKFPSDKIFEAISSMFPDKGTAEELKEKYKELTEQQLPGALPPECTPNIDGPNAKSVQREQSLHSFHTLFCRRCFKYDCFLHRKCNSSFHATPNTYKRKNTETALDNKPCGPQCYQHLEGAKEFAAALTAERIKTPPKRPGGRRRGRLPNSSRPSTPTISVLESKDTDSDREAGTETGGENNDKEEEEKKDETSSSSEANSRCQTPIKMKPNIEPPENVEWSGAEASMFRVLIGTYYDNFCAIARLIGTKTCRQVYEFRVKESSIIAPAPAEDVDTPPRKKKRKHRLWAAHCRKIQLKKDGSSNHVYNYQPCDHPRQPCDSSCPCVIAQNFCEKFCQCSSECQNRFPGCRCKAQCNTKQCPCYLAVRECDPDLCLTCGAADHWDSKNVSCKNCSIQRGSKKHLLLAPSDVAGWGIFIKDPVQKNEFISEYCGEIISQDEADRRGKVYDKYMCSFLFNLNNDFVVDATRKGNKIRFANHSVNPNCYAKVMMVNGDHRIGIFAKRAIQTGEELFFDYRYSQADALKYVGIEREMEIP; encoded by the exons ATGGAAACAGCGAAGGATACAGCCTGTGCACATCCTGACTTCT GCCATTcacctgctcttccctctacGATTTTCCATAACACAGTTTTTACTTGGAACCAGCCTTCTGCCAAGAGTCTCACTTTGGTTGTGTCCTCCTACAACTTCTATTTTTGGCTTGacttccctctccagctcccagtGGTCCAGCCACACAGTCGCCTATTGTACCAGCTGGTTGAT TGTTCAGTGACCAGTGACTTGGATTTTCCAACACAAGTCATCCCATTAAAGACTCTGAATGCAGTTGCTTCAGTACCCATAATGTATTCTTGGTCTCCCCTACAGcagaattttatg gtggaAGATGAAACTGTTTTGCATAACATTCCTTATATGGGGGATGAAGTTTTAGACCAGGATGGGACTTTCATTGAAGaactaataaaaaattatgatggCAAAGTACATGGGGATAGAG AATGTGGGTTTATAAATGATGAAATTTTTGTGGAGTTGGTGAATGCTCTTGGTCAgtacaatgatgatgatgatgatgatgatggagatgatcccgatgaaagagaagaaaaacagaaagatctagaggagaacagagatg ATAAAGAAATCCGCCCACCTCGGAAATTTCCTTCTGATAAAATTTTTGAAGCCATTTCCTCAATGTTTCCAGATAAGGGCACAGCAGAAGAACTAAAGGAAAA GTACAAAGAGCTCACCGAGCAGCAGCTCCCCGGCGCGCTTCCTCCGGAATGCACCCCGAACATAGACGGACCAAACGCTAAGTCTGTGCAGAGGGAGCAAAGCTTGCACTCGTTCCATACGCTTTTCTGTAGGCGATGTTTTAAATACGACTGCTTCCTACATCGTAAGTGCAATTCCT CTTTTCATGCAACACCCAATACTTACAAGCGGAAGAACACAGAGACGGCTCTAGACAACAAACCCTGTGGACCGCAGTGTTACCAGCACTTG GAGGGAGCAAAGGAGTTTGCTGCCGCCCTCACCGCGGAGCGGATCAAGACCCCGCCAAAGCGGCCTGGTGGCCgcaggagaggcagactccccaacAGCAGCCGGCCCAGCACCCCCACCATCAGCGTGCTGGAGTCCAAGGACACGGACAGTGACAGGGAAGCAGGGACGGAGACGGGCGGGGAGAACAAcgataaggaggaggaggagaaaaaggacgAGACTTCCAGCTCCTCGG AAGCGAATTCTCGGTGTCAAACACCCATAAAGATGAAGCCAAACATTGAGCCTCCCGAGAACGTGGAGTGGAGCGGTGCGGAGGCCTCAATGTTCAGGGTCCTCATCGGCACGTATTATGACAATTTCTGTGCCATCGCCAGGCTCATTGGGACCAAAACTTGTCGACAG GTGTATGAGTTTCGCGTCAAAGAGTCGAGCATCATCGCTCCGGCGCCGGCCGAGGACGTGGACACCCCAccgaggaagaagaagaggaaacaccg GTTGTGGGCCGCGCACTGCAGGAAGATCCAGCTGAAAAAGG ACGGCTCCTCGAACCACGTTTACAACTACCAGCCCTGCGACCACCCGCGGCAGCCTTGCGACAGCTCGTGCCCGTGTGTGATCGCACAGAATTTTTGTGAAAAGTTCTGTCAGTGTAGTTCAGAGT GTCAGAACCGCTTCCCCGGCTGCCGCTGCAAGGCGCAGTGCAACACGAAGCAGTGTCCCTGCTACCTGGCCGTGCGCGAGTGCGACCCCGACCTCTGCCTCACGTGCGGCGCCGCCGACCACTGGGACAGCAAGAACGTGTCCTGCAAGAACTGCAGCATCCAGCGCGGCTCCAAGAAG CATTTGCTGCTGGCCCCGTCGGACGTGGCAGGCTGGGGCATTTTCATCAAAGATCCTGTACAGAAGAACGAATTCATCTCGGAGTACTGTGGAGAG ATTATTTCTCAAGACGAAGCAGACAGAAGAGGGAAAGTGTACGATAAATACATGTGCAGCTTTCTGTTCAACTTGAACAATG attttgtggTGGATGCAACCCGCAAGGGTAACAAAATTCGTTTCGCAAATCACTCAGTAAATCCAAACTGCTATGCGAAAG TCATGATGGTGAATGGCGATCACAGGATAGGGATTTTCGCTAAGAGAGCCATCCAGACTGGTGAAGAGCTGTTTTTCGATTACAG ATACAGCCAGGCAGACGCCCTGAAGTACGTGGGCAtcgaaagagaaatggaaatcccTTGA
- the EZH2 gene encoding histone-lysine N-methyltransferase EZH2 isoform X9 — METAKDTACAHPDFFFTWNQPSAKSLTLVVSSYNFYFWLDFPLQLPVVQPHSRLLYQLVDCSVTSDLDFPTQVIPLKTLNAVASVPIMYSWSPLQQNFMVEDETVLHNIPYMGDEVLDQDGTFIEELIKNYDGKVHGDRECGFINDEIFVELVNALGQYNDDDDDDDGDDPDEREEKQKDLEENRDDKEIRPPRKFPSDKIFEAISSMFPDKGTAEELKEKYKELTEQQLPGALPPECTPNIDGPNAKSVQREQSLHSFHTLFCRRCFKYDCFLHRKCNSSFHATPNTYKRKNTETALDNKPCGPQCYQHLEGAKEFAAALTAERIKTPPKRPGGRRRGRLPNSSRPSTPTISVLESKDTDSDREAGTETGGENNDKEEEEKKDETSSSSEANSRCQTPIKMKPNIEPPENVEWSGAEASMFRVLIGTYYDNFCAIARLIGTKTCRQVYEFRVKESSIIAPAPAEDVDTPPRKKKRKHRLWAAHCRKIQLKKDGSSNHVYNYQPCDHPRQPCDSSCPCVIAQNFCEKFCQCSSECQNRFPGCRCKAQCNTKQCPCYLAVRECDPDLCLTCGAADHWDSKNVSCKNCSIQRGSKKHLLLAPSDVAGWGIFIKDPVQKNEFISEYCGEIISQDEADRRGKVYDKYMCSFLFNLNNDFVVDATRKGNKIRFANHSVNPNCYAKVMMVNGDHRIGIFAKRAIQTGEELFFDYRYSQADALKYVGIEREMEIP, encoded by the exons ATGGAAACAGCGAAGGATACAGCCTGTGCACATCCTGACTTCT TTTTTACTTGGAACCAGCCTTCTGCCAAGAGTCTCACTTTGGTTGTGTCCTCCTACAACTTCTATTTTTGGCTTGacttccctctccagctcccagtGGTCCAGCCACACAGTCGCCTATTGTACCAGCTGGTTGAT TGTTCAGTGACCAGTGACTTGGATTTTCCAACACAAGTCATCCCATTAAAGACTCTGAATGCAGTTGCTTCAGTACCCATAATGTATTCTTGGTCTCCCCTACAGcagaattttatg gtggaAGATGAAACTGTTTTGCATAACATTCCTTATATGGGGGATGAAGTTTTAGACCAGGATGGGACTTTCATTGAAGaactaataaaaaattatgatggCAAAGTACATGGGGATAGAG AATGTGGGTTTATAAATGATGAAATTTTTGTGGAGTTGGTGAATGCTCTTGGTCAgtacaatgatgatgatgatgatgatgatggagatgatcccgatgaaagagaagaaaaacagaaagatctagaggagaacagagatg ATAAAGAAATCCGCCCACCTCGGAAATTTCCTTCTGATAAAATTTTTGAAGCCATTTCCTCAATGTTTCCAGATAAGGGCACAGCAGAAGAACTAAAGGAAAA GTACAAAGAGCTCACCGAGCAGCAGCTCCCCGGCGCGCTTCCTCCGGAATGCACCCCGAACATAGACGGACCAAACGCTAAGTCTGTGCAGAGGGAGCAAAGCTTGCACTCGTTCCATACGCTTTTCTGTAGGCGATGTTTTAAATACGACTGCTTCCTACATCGTAAGTGCAATTCCT CTTTTCATGCAACACCCAATACTTACAAGCGGAAGAACACAGAGACGGCTCTAGACAACAAACCCTGTGGACCGCAGTGTTACCAGCACTTG GAGGGAGCAAAGGAGTTTGCTGCCGCCCTCACCGCGGAGCGGATCAAGACCCCGCCAAAGCGGCCTGGTGGCCgcaggagaggcagactccccaacAGCAGCCGGCCCAGCACCCCCACCATCAGCGTGCTGGAGTCCAAGGACACGGACAGTGACAGGGAAGCAGGGACGGAGACGGGCGGGGAGAACAAcgataaggaggaggaggagaaaaaggacgAGACTTCCAGCTCCTCGG AAGCGAATTCTCGGTGTCAAACACCCATAAAGATGAAGCCAAACATTGAGCCTCCCGAGAACGTGGAGTGGAGCGGTGCGGAGGCCTCAATGTTCAGGGTCCTCATCGGCACGTATTATGACAATTTCTGTGCCATCGCCAGGCTCATTGGGACCAAAACTTGTCGACAG GTGTATGAGTTTCGCGTCAAAGAGTCGAGCATCATCGCTCCGGCGCCGGCCGAGGACGTGGACACCCCAccgaggaagaagaagaggaaacaccg GTTGTGGGCCGCGCACTGCAGGAAGATCCAGCTGAAAAAGG ACGGCTCCTCGAACCACGTTTACAACTACCAGCCCTGCGACCACCCGCGGCAGCCTTGCGACAGCTCGTGCCCGTGTGTGATCGCACAGAATTTTTGTGAAAAGTTCTGTCAGTGTAGTTCAGAGT GTCAGAACCGCTTCCCCGGCTGCCGCTGCAAGGCGCAGTGCAACACGAAGCAGTGTCCCTGCTACCTGGCCGTGCGCGAGTGCGACCCCGACCTCTGCCTCACGTGCGGCGCCGCCGACCACTGGGACAGCAAGAACGTGTCCTGCAAGAACTGCAGCATCCAGCGCGGCTCCAAGAAG CATTTGCTGCTGGCCCCGTCGGACGTGGCAGGCTGGGGCATTTTCATCAAAGATCCTGTACAGAAGAACGAATTCATCTCGGAGTACTGTGGAGAG ATTATTTCTCAAGACGAAGCAGACAGAAGAGGGAAAGTGTACGATAAATACATGTGCAGCTTTCTGTTCAACTTGAACAATG attttgtggTGGATGCAACCCGCAAGGGTAACAAAATTCGTTTCGCAAATCACTCAGTAAATCCAAACTGCTATGCGAAAG TCATGATGGTGAATGGCGATCACAGGATAGGGATTTTCGCTAAGAGAGCCATCCAGACTGGTGAAGAGCTGTTTTTCGATTACAG ATACAGCCAGGCAGACGCCCTGAAGTACGTGGGCAtcgaaagagaaatggaaatcccTTGA